The sequence GAACGGCCCCTGACCGCGCACTTCATCGGGGGATGCACGATCGGTGACAGCCCCCAGACCGGCGTCGTGGACCCCTATCAGCGGATGTACGGCCACCCGGGGCTCCACATCGTCGACGGGTCGGCGATCTCGGCCAACCTGGGGGTCAACCCGTCGCTGACGATCACGGCCCAGGCCGAGCGGGCGATGGCGTTCTGGCCCAACAAGGGCGAGCCCGACACGAGGCCCGAGCTCGGGTCGGCATACGAGCAGGTGGCCCCCGTGCCCCCGGCCCGCCCCGTGGTGCCGCAGGAGGCGCCGGCGGCGCTGCGGCTGCCCATCGTGGGGGTGAGCTAGACAATTCGAAGTTTCTGCTGCGAGCGCGTAACTCCTCATGGGAGTGTTCGTTTGCACCAGTGACGGACCCGGCAGTGTTTTCTCCCTCCCAGAGGCCAGGTCCGATGCTCAGAGCGCTGTTCTGCAGTCGCTCGGGCGATCAGGGCCCGACCACACTCCCTCCCCGGTCGGGCCCTGTGCCTATTTGTGCCGGGCCAGCCCCGGGGTCGGGGGTCGCCTAGACTCACCTGTCGTGACGACACCCCCCGCCGACCACGATCTCGTCCTCGTCGTCGACTTCGGAGCCCAGTACGCCCAGCTCATCGCGCGGCGGGTTCGCGAGGCTCGCGTCTATTCCGAGATCGTTCCGCACTCGATGCCCGTGGCCGACATGCTGGCCCGCAAGCCCAAGGCGATCATCCTCAGCGGCGGCCCCTCCTCGGTGTATGCCGAGGACGCCCCCGGCATCGACACGTCGGTGTTCACGGCGGGCGTTCCCGTCTTCGGGATGTGCTACGGCTTCCAGCTGATGGCCAAGGGGCTGGGCGGCGAGGTCGCCCACACGGGAGCGCGTGAGTACGGCCGCACCCCCGTCACCGTCACCACCCCCGGCACCCTGCTCGCCGGGGTCCCCGAGTCGCACCGCGTCTGGATGTCCCACGGCGACTCGGTGGCGGCGGCACCAGCCGGCTTCACCGTCCTGGCCTCGACCGACGTCACCCCGGTCGCCGCCTTCGAGAACGTCGACCAGGGCCTCGCCGGGGTGCAGTGGCACCCCGAGGTGCTGCACACCGAGCACGGCCAGCTGGTCCTGGAGCACTTCCTCCACGAGATCGCGGGCTGCCGCCAGACCTGGACGATGGTCAACATCGTCGAGGAGCAGGTCGAGCGCATCCGCGAGCAGATCGGCGACGACGGCCGCGCCATCTGCGCGCTCTCCGGCGGGGTCGACTCCGCCGTGGCCGCAGCGATCGTGCAGCGGGCCATCGGCGACCGGCTCACCTGCGTCTACGTCGACCACGGGATGATGCGCAAGGGCGAGACCGAGCAGGTCCGCCGCGACTTCGAGGAGGTCTTCTCCGCCCTCGACGTGGTCGACGCCGAGGACCAGTTCCTCGACGCGCTCGCGGGGATCCACGACCCCGAGGAGAAGCGCAAGATCATCGGGCGCGAGTTCATCCGGACCTTCGAGGCGGCCGAGGTGCGCGTCTTCGGCGGCCTGGCCGGCGGGGATGCCACGGCGTGGCTCGTCCAGGGCACCCTCTATCCCGACGTCGTCGAGTCGGGCGGCGGTGCCGGCACCTCGACCATCAAGTCGCACCACAACGTCGGCGGCCTGCCCGACGACCTGCAGTTCGAGCTCGTCGAGCCGCTGCGAACGTTGTTCAAGGACGAGGTGCGCGCCGTCGGCGAGCAGCTCGGCCTGCCCTCGACCATGGTCTGGCGCCAGCCGTTCCCGGGCCCCGGGCTGGGGATCCGGATCATCGGCGAGGTCACCAAGGCCCGGCTCGACCTGCTCCGGGAGGCCGACGCGATCGCTCGCGAGGAGCTCACCCGCGCCGGGCTCGACCGGGAGATCTGGCAGATGCCGGTCGTGCTGCTCGCCGATGTCCGATCCGTCGGCGTACAAGGTGATGGGCGCACCTATGGTCACCCGGTCGTCCTGCGACCCGTCACGTCCGAGGACGCGATGACCGCCGACTGGGCCCGGCTGCCCTATGACGTGATGGAGCGCATCTCGACCCGGATCACCAACGAGGTCGCCGACATCAACCGGGTCACGATCGACATCACCTCCAAGCCCCCGGGCACGATCGAATGGGAGTGAGGCGAGGCCGCCTCGTCGGCAGGTCGCTCGGCGGAGCAGTCCTGCTGGTCGCTGCCGCCCTCAGCGGCTGCTCGGCGGTGGACCCCACCGTCGTCGCGGTGCTCGCGGCCGATGCCGAGTCGCAGCTCCAGCAGCCCCTCGACGCCGACGGTCTCCGGGAGCGCCTCGAGCAGAGGTGCGACGGTTGCCAGGTCGAGGTCTTCGACGCCGCCGGCGATCAACAGACCCAGGACGACCAGCTCGACCAGGCCGTGGGGGCCAGCGCCGACATCGTCGTCCTGGACCCGGTCGAACCCGAGGCGGCCGAGGAGCTCGTGGC comes from Nocardioides piscis and encodes:
- the guaA gene encoding glutamine-hydrolyzing GMP synthase, with amino-acid sequence MTTPPADHDLVLVVDFGAQYAQLIARRVREARVYSEIVPHSMPVADMLARKPKAIILSGGPSSVYAEDAPGIDTSVFTAGVPVFGMCYGFQLMAKGLGGEVAHTGAREYGRTPVTVTTPGTLLAGVPESHRVWMSHGDSVAAAPAGFTVLASTDVTPVAAFENVDQGLAGVQWHPEVLHTEHGQLVLEHFLHEIAGCRQTWTMVNIVEEQVERIREQIGDDGRAICALSGGVDSAVAAAIVQRAIGDRLTCVYVDHGMMRKGETEQVRRDFEEVFSALDVVDAEDQFLDALAGIHDPEEKRKIIGREFIRTFEAAEVRVFGGLAGGDATAWLVQGTLYPDVVESGGGAGTSTIKSHHNVGGLPDDLQFELVEPLRTLFKDEVRAVGEQLGLPSTMVWRQPFPGPGLGIRIIGEVTKARLDLLREADAIAREELTRAGLDREIWQMPVVLLADVRSVGVQGDGRTYGHPVVLRPVTSEDAMTADWARLPYDVMERISTRITNEVADINRVTIDITSKPPGTIEWE